The following are encoded together in the Brassica napus cultivar Da-Ae chromosome A9, Da-Ae, whole genome shotgun sequence genome:
- the LOC106452569 gene encoding uncharacterized protein LOC106452569: protein MADFGYLSDTDDSAVEELISQAKELSALEQIAAINCSGFTDSSTLPDDLESRFRRLKSLPPARPDPVSSKISKKKDLPHSKSVVGYPKDPDFSGNPVKKSGFDEDSSVSKRDLGVNSGFERSSRAGLDSDGSGDFSGSSKIFSPAKQTQKLPKEKRRVGSSSSSDSEPEKKSKSKSSSWVKKLSPSKIIGYIWSSPNKSSSAKKKNIKSIRSFTASGRERDVDFDDFLSDLNAYSVEDQRKMLKKALKEQQKMRKEAAHIIKMTRKASARFDFDD from the coding sequence ATGGCGGATTTTGGGTATCTATCGGATACAGACGATTCAGCAGTGGAAGAGCTGATATCGCAAGCGAAGGAGCTTTCGGCTTTGGAGCAAATAGCAGCCATCAATTGTTCTGGCTTCACCGACTCTTCTACTCTTCCCGATGATCTCGAATCTCGTTTCCGTCGCCTCAAGTCTCTTCCTCCCGCTCGACCCGACCCGGTTTCGTCTAAGATTAGTAAGAAGAAGGATCTCCCGCACTCCAAGAGCGTCGTGGGTTACCCAAAGGATCCAGATTTCTCTGGAAACCCAGTTAAAAAATCTGGCTTTGATGAGGATTCGAGTGTTTCCAAGCGAGATCTGGGAGTGAATTCGGGTTTTGAGAGAAGCTCGCGAGCTGGGCTTGACTCTGATGGAAGTGGAGATTTCTCTGGTTCGAGTAAGATCTTCTCCCCAGCTAAACAAACCCAGAAGCTTCCTAAAGAGAAACGCAGAGTCGGTTCATCGTCATCATCGGATTCAGAACCAGAAAAGAAATCAAAGTCGAAATCGAGCTCATGGGTAAAGAAGTTATCTCCATCAAAGATCATTGGATACATTTGGTCTTCTCCCAACAAATCATCATCCGccaagaagaagaacatcaaAAGCATCAGATCATTTACTGCATCTGGTCGCGAGAGAGATGTTGATTTCGACGACTTTCTGTCCGATTTAAATGCGTATTCTGTCGAGGATCAAAGGAAGATGCTGAAGAAAGCACTCAAAGAACAGCAGAAGATGCGCAAAGAAGCTGCTCACATCATCAAAATGACCAGAAAGGCATCTGCAAGATTTGATTTTGATGATTAA